Proteins encoded together in one Lutra lutra chromosome 4, mLutLut1.2, whole genome shotgun sequence window:
- the RPL7 gene encoding 60S ribosomal protein L7 isoform X1 translates to MRRLPLFPAGTMEGAEEKKKKVPAVPETLKKKRRNFAELKIKRLRKKFAQKMLRKARRKLIYEKAKHYHKEYRQMYRTEIRMARMARKAGNFYVPAEPKLAFVIRIRGINGVSPKVRKVLQLLRLRQIFNGTFVKLNKASVNMLRIVEPYIAWGYPNLKSVNELIYKRGYGKINKKRIALTDNTLIARSLGKYGIICMEDLIHEIYTVGKRFKEANNFLWPFKLSSPRGGMKKKTTHFVEGGDAGNREDQINRLIRRMN, encoded by the exons ATGCGCCGACTTCCTCTTTTTCCGGCTGGAACCATGGAGGGTGCAGA agagaagaaaaagaaggttccTGCTGTGCCAGAAACCCTGAAAAAGAAGCGAAGGAATTTCGCAGAGCTGAAGATCAAGCGTCTGAGGAAGAAGTTTGCTCAAAAGATG CTTCGAAAGGCACGGAGGAAGCTCATCTACGAAAAAGCTAAGCATTACCACAAGGAGTACAGACAGATGTACAGGACTGAGATTCGGATGGCGAGGATGGCGAGAAAAGCCGGCAACTTCTACGTACCTGCAGAACCCAAGTTGGCGTTTGTCATCAGGATCAGAGG taTCAATGGTGTGAGCCCAAAGGTTCGAAAGGTGTTGCAGCTTCTTCGCCTTCGTCAAATCTTCAATGGCACCTTTGTTAAGCTCAACAAGGCTTCAGTTAACATGTTAAGGATTGTGGAACCATATATAGCATGGGG ATACCCTAACCTGAAGTCAGTGAATGAATTGATCTACAAGCGTGGTTATGGCAAAATCAACAAGAAGCGAATTGCCCTGACAGATAACACATTGATTGCCCGATCTCTTG GTAAATATGGCATCATCTGCATGGAGGATCTGATTCACGAGATCTATACTGTTGGAAAACGTTTCAAAGAGGCAAACAACTTTTTATGGCCCTTCAAATTATCTTCTCCACGAGGGGGGATGAAGAAAAAGACCACCCATTTTGTGGAAGGTGGAGATGCTGGCAACAGGGAAGACCAGATCAATAGGCTTATTCGAAGAATGAACTAA
- the RPL7 gene encoding 60S ribosomal protein L7 isoform X2: MNRERGVRAEYVRDREKKKKVPAVPETLKKKRRNFAELKIKRLRKKFAQKMLRKARRKLIYEKAKHYHKEYRQMYRTEIRMARMARKAGNFYVPAEPKLAFVIRIRGINGVSPKVRKVLQLLRLRQIFNGTFVKLNKASVNMLRIVEPYIAWGYPNLKSVNELIYKRGYGKINKKRIALTDNTLIARSLGKYGIICMEDLIHEIYTVGKRFKEANNFLWPFKLSSPRGGMKKKTTHFVEGGDAGNREDQINRLIRRMN; this comes from the exons ATGAACAGGGAACGAGGTGTGAGAGCCGAGTATGTGCGGGACCG agagaagaaaaagaaggttccTGCTGTGCCAGAAACCCTGAAAAAGAAGCGAAGGAATTTCGCAGAGCTGAAGATCAAGCGTCTGAGGAAGAAGTTTGCTCAAAAGATG CTTCGAAAGGCACGGAGGAAGCTCATCTACGAAAAAGCTAAGCATTACCACAAGGAGTACAGACAGATGTACAGGACTGAGATTCGGATGGCGAGGATGGCGAGAAAAGCCGGCAACTTCTACGTACCTGCAGAACCCAAGTTGGCGTTTGTCATCAGGATCAGAGG taTCAATGGTGTGAGCCCAAAGGTTCGAAAGGTGTTGCAGCTTCTTCGCCTTCGTCAAATCTTCAATGGCACCTTTGTTAAGCTCAACAAGGCTTCAGTTAACATGTTAAGGATTGTGGAACCATATATAGCATGGGG ATACCCTAACCTGAAGTCAGTGAATGAATTGATCTACAAGCGTGGTTATGGCAAAATCAACAAGAAGCGAATTGCCCTGACAGATAACACATTGATTGCCCGATCTCTTG GTAAATATGGCATCATCTGCATGGAGGATCTGATTCACGAGATCTATACTGTTGGAAAACGTTTCAAAGAGGCAAACAACTTTTTATGGCCCTTCAAATTATCTTCTCCACGAGGGGGGATGAAGAAAAAGACCACCCATTTTGTGGAAGGTGGAGATGCTGGCAACAGGGAAGACCAGATCAATAGGCTTATTCGAAGAATGAACTAA